A genome region from Arachis duranensis cultivar V14167 chromosome 6, aradu.V14167.gnm2.J7QH, whole genome shotgun sequence includes the following:
- the LOC107491731 gene encoding protein NPGR2 — protein sequence MGNGNRQGRRKKRRSLKNMMQCLCSGEQLRREGGMDEMAVPSSSDSLATKDYYSATTGSGRSGQDGQLQRRLDAGNIEEAESSLREAGCLNYEEARALLGRYEYQKGNIEAALHVFEGINIDSVTPEIKISLAKIKENHRRHSKNYVPPPMSVHTVGTLFEAVFLKAQCLQALGRFKEAAQSCKVILDIVDSLLPEGSCKNFGAECKLQDTVTKAVELLPELWKLADCPHEVIMAYRQALLRRWNLSSETIAKIQKEFAAFLLYSGAEVIPPDLRSQKENSFVPRNNIEEAILILIILLRKVSLNEIEWDPSILDHLSFALSVSGDLTALANQWEELLPGTINRGERYYALALCYYGAGQDLVALNLLKKLLSSNEDPKHVPALLMASNICCKNPNLAEDGVNYARRMLENLNGRCDQLESRANCLLGISLSAHSKIAVSDSERIRRQSKALQFLETARRMTRMRDPFILYYLSLEYADQRELDSALHYAECFLELEARASIKGWLLLARILSAQKRFLDAESVVNAALDQTAKWDQGELLRTKAKLQIAQGQLRSAFETYVQLLSILHIQRKTFGQWKKLCKDSRDHAWNLELELWHDLAYVYISLSCWHDAEMCLSRSKAIKPYTASRLHALGTMHEAKGLYKEALKAFRDALDIDPGHVPSLISSAVVLRQFNGQSNAAIRSFLMDALRHDRMNASAWYNLGILHKAENKISEAAECFEAANSLEESAPVEPFR from the exons ATGGGAAATGGAAATAGGCAggggaggaggaagaagaggaggagttTGAAAAACATGATGCAGTGCCTGTGCTCAGGGGAGCAGTTGAGACGAGAAGGAGGCATGGATGAGATGGCAGTTCCTTCGTCATCGGATTCTCTTGCCACTAAGGACTATTATTCGGCCACGACTGGCAGCGGCCGTTCTGGACAGGATGGACAACTTCAAAGGAGGCTGGATGCAGGAAATATCGAAGAAGCTGAATCGTCGTTGCGTGAGGCCGGCTGCTTGAATTATGAG GAAGCTAGAGCTCTGTTAGGAAGATATGAATATCAGAAAGGGAATATAGAAGCTGCTTTACATGTTTTTGAGGGAATAAATATAGACTCTGTGACTCCAGAGATAAAAATTTCTCTTGCCAAAATAAAAGAGAACCATAGGAGACATTCCAAGAATTATGTTCCGCCGCCAATGTCTGTACATACTGTTGGCACACTGTTTGAAGCAGTTTTCCTTAAAGCACAATGTTTGCAGGCTCTGGGAAGGTTTAAAG AAGCTGCCCAATCTTGCAAAGTTATTCTGGACATAGTTGACTCTTTGTTGCCTGAAGGCTCGTGTAAAAACTTTGGTGCtgaatgtaaattgcaggaCACTGTAACTAAGGCAGTTGAGCTACTTCCAGAATTATGGAAACTTGCTGATTGTCCACATGAAGTTATCATGGCTTACCGACAGGCTCTCCTACGTCGGTGGAACCTTTCCTCCGAGACCATAGCAAAGATTCAGAAAGAATTTGCTGCTTTTCTTCTTTATAGCGGAGCGGAAGTAATCCCCCCAGATCTCCGTTCACAAAAGGAAAACTCATTTGTGCCCAGAAACAACATAGAAGAGGCtatactaattttaattattttgctaAGAAAAGTCTCTTTGAATGAAATTGAGTGGGATCCTTCAATTTTGGACCACCTTTCATTTGCTCTGTCGGTTTCAGGGGATTTGACAGCTTTAGCCAATCAATGGGAAGAATTGCTTCCTGGGACTATTAATCGAGGAGAAAGATATTATGCCCTTGCTCTTTGTTATTATGGTGCTGGTCAAGACCTGGTAGCATTGAatcttcttaaaaaattattaagtagCAACGAAGATCCAAAACATGTTCCAGCTTTGTTGATGGCTTCTAACATTTGTTGCAAGAACCCCAATCTTGCAGAAGATGGGGTCAACTATGCTCGCCGAATGCTAGAGAACTTGAATGGCAGATGTGACCAGTTGGAAAGTCGTGCAAATTGCTTACTTGGTATTTCACTTTCAGCACACTCAAAAATAGCTGTTTCTGATTCCGAGCGGATTCGGAGACAGTCCAAGGCACTTCAGTTTCTGGAAACTGCAAGGAGAATGACTAGAATGAGAGACCCGTTTATATTGTACTATCTTAGTTTAGAATATGCAGATCAAAGGGAGTTGGATTCTGCACTTCATTATGCTGAGTGCTTTCTGGAACTGGAAGCTAGGGCTAGTATTAAAGGGTGGTTGTTGTTAGCCCGGATATTATCAGCACAAAAACGGTTTTTGGATGCTGAATCTGTTGTTAATGCTGCTTTGGATCAGACTGCAAAATGGGATCAAGGAGAACTGTTGCGAACAAAAGCTAAACTGCAAATTGCACAGGGCCAGTTAAGGAGTGCCTTTGAGACATATGTTCAGCTTCTTTCTATTCTTCATATTCAACGGAAAACTTTTGGTCAATGGAAGAAGCTGTGTAAG GATTCTAGAGATCATGCTTGGAACTTGGAATTGGAATTATGGCATGATCTTGCTTATGTCTATATATCTCTGTCGTGTTGGCATGATGCAGAGATGTGTCTTTCTAGATCTAAAGCCATAAAACCATACACTGCATCAAGGTTGCATGCACTGg GTACAATGCACGAGGCAAAGGGTCTTTACAAGGAGGCTCTAAAAGCATTTCGAGATGCTTTGGATATCGATCCGGGACATGTCCCTAGCTTGATATCCTCTGCTGTGGTTCTTAGACAGTTCAATGGTCAGTCAAATGCTGCCATCAGAAGCTTTCTGATGGACGCACTACGGCATGACAGGATGAACGCTTCTGCATGGTACAATCTTGGCATTCTTCACAAGGCCGAAAATAAAATATCAGAAGCTGCAGAATGTTTTGAGGCAGCAAACTCCCTAGAAGAATCAGCACCAGTTGAACCATTCAGATGA
- the LOC110273092 gene encoding uncharacterized protein LOC110273092 — translation MGNGTSSTSSKSKVQQGQQVLKGVHYYANNKPRREQQQQQQHYGLDGGAVELLETDEAFSEYIRRAKQNMRTVSYVGNDEDHSNYPAPVVNNNVENENEEFSEFIRLTKKKLRTASFQRG, via the coding sequence ATGGGAAATGGAACCTCATCAACATCATCAAAGTCCAAGGTTCAGCAAGGTCAGCAAGTACTAAAGGGTGTTCATTATTATGCTAACAACAAACCAAGAagagaacaacaacaacaacaacaacattatGGTCTTGATGGTGGTGCTGTGGAGCTTCTAGAAACTGATGAAGCTTTCAGTGAATACATCCGAAGAGCTAAGCAAAACATGAGAACCGTGTCGTACGTTGGTAACGACGAAGATCACAGTAACTACCCTGCACCTGTGGTTAATAATAATGTGGAGAACGAGAATGAAGAATTTTCGGAGTTTATTCGCCTTACTAAGAAGAAGTTGAGAACTGCTTCCTTTCAAAGAGGCTGA
- the LOC107491734 gene encoding phospholipid--sterol O-acyltransferase, whose protein sequence is MAKKPPLVPTHLLIGLIIAAVAGGGSGEGELDYKKLSGIIIPGFASTQLRAWSILDCPFSPLDFNPLDLVWLDTTKLLSAVNCWLKCMLLDPYNQTDHPDCKSRPDSGLSGITELDPGYITGGFSCLSPSIPCNAIMAVPYDWRLSPSMLEERDLYFHKLKLTFETAYKLRGGPSLVFAHSLGNHVFRYFLEWLKLEIAPKHYIQWLDQHIHAYFAVGAPLLGATETVEATLSGFTFGLPISEGTARLMFNSFSSSLWMMPFSKYCRSNSNYWKHFSGARHVGNHTYHCEDKEFQSNFSGWPTNLINIEIPSTRGFDAYPSITEIPQSNLSSMECGIPTQLSFSAREMSDGTFFKAIEDYDPDSKRLSYQLEKSYINDPVLNPLTPWDRPPIKNVFCIYGTDSKTKVGYYFAPSGKPYPDNWIITDIIYEFEGSLYSRSGNLIEGNPGATSGDETVPYNSLAWCKSWLGPKVNITRAPQSEHDGTDVQIELNVEHHHDEDVVANMTRSPKVKYITYYEDSESLPGKRTAVWELDKANHRNIVRSPVLMRELWLEMWHDVHPDAKSKFVTKAKRGPLRDDDCYWDYGKARCAWAEYCEYRYVFGDVHLGQSCRLKSTSTNQLLNYL, encoded by the exons ATGGCCAAGAAACCGCCACTCGTGCCGACGCATCTCCTCATCGGCCTCATCATCGCCGCCGTAGCGGGAGGCGGCTCCGGCGAAGGGGAGCTTGACTACAAGAAGCTATCGGGCATTATAATCCCAGGCTTCGCGTCCACTCAGCTTCGTGCGTGGTCCATCCTCGACTGCCCTTTCTCTCCCCTCGATTTCAACCCTCTCGATTTGGTCTGGCTCGACACCACCAAa CTTCTTTCTGCTGTCAATTGCTGGCTTAAGTGCATGTTGCTTGATCCATACAATCAGACTGATCACCCTGATTGCAAGTCCCGCCCTGATAGTGGTCTTTCCGGCATTACAGAACTTGATCCAGGTTATATTACAGGTGGGTTTTCTTGTTTGTCTCCCTCTA ttccttgtaATGCAATAATGGCTGTTCCTTATGATTGGAGATTGTCACCATCAATGCTTGAAGAGCGAGACCTTTACTTTCATAAGCTCAA ATTGACATTTGAAACTGCATATAAACTTCGTGGTGGCCCCTCATTGGTTTTTGCCCATTCATTGGGTAATCATGTCTTTCGTTATTTCTTGGAGTGGTTAAAACTAGAAATTGCACCAAAGCACTATATCCAATGGCTAGATCAACATATTCATGCCTATTTTGCTGTTG GAGCTCCCCTTCTTGGTGCAACTGAAACTGTTGAAGCAACACTTTCAGGATTCACATTTGGTCTTCCTATTTCAGAG GGAACAGCTCGATTGATGTTCAACTCCTTTTCTTCGTCATTGTGGATGATGCCCTTTTCCAAGTACTGTAGATCAAATAGTAACTATTGGAAGCATTTTTCTGGGGCAAGGCATGTAGGTAACCACACGTATCACTGTGAAGATAAGGAATTTCAGTCAAACTTCTCTGGATGGCCAACAAATTTAATCAACATTGAAATTCCTTCAACTCGTG GATTTGATGCATACCCTTCAATCACAGAAATACCTCAGTCTAATTTGTCTAGCATGGAATGCGGAATACCTACACAATTATCTTTTTCAGCTCGCGAAATGTCAGATGGAACCTTTTTCAAGGCAATTGAAGATTACGATCCAGACAGCAAGAGGCTGTCGTACCAGTTAGAAAA ATCATATATCAATGATCCTGTTCTTAATCCTCTGACACCTTGGGACCGGCCACCAATAAAAAATGTCTTCTGCATTTATGGCACTGATTCAAAGACTAAG GTTGGTTACTACTTTGCACCTAGTGGCAAGCCTTACCCTGATAACTGGATAATTACGGATATCATTTATGAGTTTGAAGGTTCTCTATACTCAAG GTCAGGGAATCTGATTGAAGGGAATCCTGGAGCCACAAGTGGAGATGAGACG GTACCATACAACTCCCTTGCATGGTGCAAGAGCTGGCTTGGACCAAAGGTGAACATAACAAGAGCGCCTCAG TCTGAGCATGATGGTACAGATGTACAAATTGAGTTGAATGTAGAACATCACCATGATGAAGATGTTGTTGCAAACATGACAAGATCACCAAAGGTTAAGTACATAACATATTATGAAGATTCTGAGAGTCTTCCAGGAAAGAGGACAGCAGTTTGGGAACTTGATAAAG CAAATCACAGGAACATTGTGAGATCACCGGTGCTAATGCGAGAGTTATGGCTTGAGATGTGGCATGATGTCCATCCTGatgcaaaatcaaaatttgtCACAAAAG CTAAGCGAGGACCCTTGAGGGATGATGACTGTTACTGGGATTATGGCAAAGCTCGCTGTGCCTGGgcagaatattgtgaatatag GTATGTCTTTGGTGATGTTCACCTGGGACAAAGCTGTAGGTTGAAATCTACTTCAACTAACCAGTTGTTGAATTATTTGTAA
- the LOC107491729 gene encoding BRCA1-associated RING domain protein 1, with amino-acid sequence MDASRTSSSTGNKSNSTKLLNPWMLHFQKLALELKCPLCLSLFKRPVLLPCNHLFCNSCLADFTTSGSECVVCNAKYAQSDIRHVPFVENVVGIYRSLEATFSASLFTQHSSDVRVLEPCQGLQNSVHRSKDTDNVGDGKNQKRKMSGIAVHDKGEEIEMYSGGQVENPRRSSQMKIEGREDSGVVEMDVNQGTQSAPASPPFCDTKGSENDCSDQDSEHLLPSGRLENSSSKRASTGNGNLKERMTQLRSESSASETEGLTRELKRQKNLTHGNDQLRTEKDPGAVMLANVDDSYTSTCSFCQSSKISEATGPMLHCANENLVIGDAAKQPNVIHVHKVCSDWAPQVYFVGETLKNLKTELSRAAKLKCSKCGLKGAALGCYVKSCRRTYHAPCAMDVSNCRWDYEGYLLLCPGHSHVKFPSEKSKSRKQATDKHPTSSHLPSQCSSALGCSKDEDKKLLFCGSALSTEEKILLINFASKIGAKVTKIWTSEVTHVIAATDENGACSRTLKVLMAILNGKWVLKMDWVKASMEEMNPLGEEPYEITLDNQGCHGGPKAGRLRAMVNEPKLFTGLKFYLSGDYVTTYKKDIEELIEVGGGAVLRSKEELEAKKLEFEGVPSKFLVVYNLDPPQGCKLGEEVSIIWQRMNDAEELASSTGSEVIGHTWILESIAACKLQPFVI; translated from the exons ATGGATGCTTCTAGAACTTCAAGCAGCACCGGCAACAAGAGTAACAGCACCAAGCTGCTTAATCCATGGATGCTCCATTTCCAGAAGCTCGCTCTTGAACTCAAGTGCCCTCTCTG TTTGAGCTTGTTCAAGAGGCCGGTTTTGCTACCCTGCAACCACTTATTCTGCAA tTCGTGTTTGGCGGATTTCACAACATCTGGTTCCGAATGTGTTGTCTGCAATGCGAAGTATGCTCAATCAG ATATAAGGCATGTGCCTTTTGTGGAAAACGTGGTAGGGATTTATAGGAGCTTGGAGGCAACCTTTTCTGCTAGTTTGTTTACGCAACATTCTTCTG ATGTGAGGGTTTTGGAGCCATGTCAAGGGTTACAAAATTCAGTTCACAGGAGCAAGGATACTGATAATGTTGGGGATGGCAAGAATCAGAAACGGAAGATGAGTGGTATTGCGGTGCATGATAAGGGCGAGGAGATTGAGATGTATTCTGGGGGGCAAGTTGAGAATCCAAGGCGGTCTTCCCAGATGAAAATCGAGGGTCGTGAAGACTCTGGGGTTGTTGAAATGGATGTGAATCAAGGGACGCAATCAGCACCAGCTAGTCCACCATTTTGTGACACAAAGGGCTCAGAGAATGACTGCAGTGATCAAGATAGTGAGCAT CTTTTGCCTTCTGGGAGATTGGAAAATTCCTCATCGAAGAGAGCAAGTACAGGAAATGGAAATTTGAAGGAAAGAATGACACAACTGAGGTCTGAAAGTTCAGCCTCTGAAACGGAGGGTCTTACAAGAGAGCTCAAGAGGCAGAAAAATCTTACCCATGGTAATGATCAGCTCAGAACTGAAAAGGACCCTGGTGCCGTGATGCTTGCTAATGTAGATGACTCTTATACAAGTACATGTTCATTTTGCCAGTCCTCAAAAATCTCAGAG GCTACTGGACCAATGCTGCATTGTGCAAATGAGAATTTGGTTATTGGTGATGCAGCAAAGCAGCCAAATGTCATCCATGTACACAAAGTTTGCAGTGATTG GGCACCACAAGTTTACTTTGTTGGTGAAACTCTTAAGAATTTGAAGACAGAACTGTCAAGGGCAGCAAAGCTTAAATGCAGCAAATGTGGCCTAAAGGGAGCTGCACTTGGATGCTATGTCAAATCCTGCAGAAGAACTTATCATGCTCCTTGTGCAATGGATGTCTCAAATTGCCGTTGGGATTAT GAGGGTTATCTTTTGCTTTGTCCTGGTCATTCTCATGTGAAATTTCCTAGTGAGAAATCCAAGTCTAGGAAACAAGCAACTGATAAGCATCCCACTTCATCTCACCT GCCATCTCAATGTTCAAGCGCTCTGGGATGTTCAAAGGATGAAGATAAAAAATTGCTTTTTTGTGGATCTGCTTTATCAACTGAGGAAAAG ATACTTCTGATAAATTTTGCAAGCAAGATTGGTGCTAAAGTTACCAAGATTTGGACTTCAGAAGTCACCCATGTGATTGCAGCTACTGATGAAAATGGAGCATGCTCTAGGACACTAAAAGTTCTTATGGCAATTCTAAATGGAAAATGGGTTCTCAAAATGGATT GGGTAAAAGCAAGCATGGAAGAGATGAATCCTCTTGGAGAAGAACCATATGAGATCACACTTGACAACCAAGGGTGTCACGGTGGCCCAAAAGCTGGCAGACTCAGGGCAATGGTCAAT GAGCCAAAGCTGTTTACTGGCTTAAAGTTTTATTTGTCCGGAGATTATGTGACAACATATAAGAAAGATATTGAAGAATTAATTGAAGTGGGAGGAGGTGCTGTTTTGAGAAGCAAAGAAGAATTGGAAGCAAAAAAGCTTGAATTCGAAGGGGTTCCTTCGAAGTTCCTTGTTGTTTACAACCTTGATCCTCCACAGGGATGCAAGTTAGGAGAGGAAGTTTCGATTATTTGGCAAAGAATGAATGATGCAGAGGAACTAGCATCTAGTACTGGTTCTGAAGTCATTGGTCACACGTGGATTCTGGAGTCAATTGCAGCATGTAAACTTCAGCCTTTTGTTATCTAA
- the LOC107491732 gene encoding rho GDP-dissociation inhibitor 1 codes for MESGNRKRAEEEEAGPSSLISTAFRVGESHQQQLNQKPIREVEEEQAEQEDDDEQSFGGDHKNCGFVPGLLLSLKEQIERDKEDESLRRWKEKLLGCLESDLDGQLDPEVKFHSIGILSEDFGEIVIPLPVDENCNGRNLFTLKEGSCYQLKLKFSVLHNIVSGLTYSNTVWKGGLQVDQSKGMLGTFAPQKEPYVYALKEDTTPSGALARGVYSAKLKFEDDDKRCHMELKYLFEIKKRS; via the exons ATGGAGAGTGGGAATAGGAAGAgagcagaggaagaagaagcagggCCATCATCATTGATCTCTACTGCTTTTAGGGTTGGTGAAAGCCACCAACAACAACTGAATCAAAAGCCAATAAGGGAAGTGGAAGAAGAACAAGCAGAgcaagaagatgatgatgaacaaagCTTTGGTGGTGATCACAAAAATTGTGGCTTTGTACCTGGTCTTTTACTTTCTCTCAAGGAGCAGATCGAACGGGACAAG GAGGATGAAAGCCTAAGAAGGTGGAAGGAGAAGCTGTTGGGTTGTTTGGAAAGCGATTTAGATG GCCAATTGGATCCTGAAGTGAAATTTCATTCCATTGGAATTCTCTCTGAGGATTTTGGTGAAATTGTTATCCCCTTACCTGTGGACGAAAATTGTAACGGCCGAAATCTATTCACTCTCAAGGAGGGATCTTGCTATCAGCTTAAGCTAAAATTTAGTGTTCTACACAACATTGTTTCTGGCTTGACATACTCCAACACTGTGTGGAAAGGAGGGCTTCAGG TTGATCAAAGCAAGGGAATGTTAGGGACTTTTGCTCCTCAAAAAGAACCATATGTCTATGCCTTGAAGGAGGACACCACTCCATCAGGTGCACTTGCAAGGGGTGTTTACTCTGCCAAACTTAAg TTTGAAGATGACGACAAAAGGTGTCACATGGAGCTCAAATATTTGTTCGAGATAAAAAAGAGAAGCTAG